CCTGGGGCAGTCCGTTCGGGGCGACCGTGCACGGCTACGAGCGGCTGCACGACATCCATCGACGGCTGAAAGCTTCGGGCGTTGGCGGGCCTGCCTCGCGCTACGAGATCGAACATGTTCTTTCGCTGGGCGAGGATGTCGCGGTGGCCCACGTCGCTCGCCGGGCGCTGGACGCCGATGGCCGGGTTCTTGAGCTCACGGAGGATGTGTCCGGCGGGTTCTCCGAGATGGCCATGTACGTGTTGGTGAGGCGGAACGGGACCTGGTGGCTCGCCGCCGGGCAGAACACGCCGATCCGACCCGGCGGCGCTGCCTGAGCCGGAGGGGCGTGCCGGGTTTTCCGCCGCGCGCGTCGGGCAGGTCACAGTGGTGAAGCGCCGGCCCGGTCGCCATGGCTGACCGGCGGCGGACCCCACGGTGGAGCGACGTTCATCCCAGCCGCCGCGGCCTGGTTCTCACCTGGGCGGCGTTCACCGCGACGTTCCTCATCTCCCGGCTGGTTACCGGCGTGATCAAGCTGGGCGGGGAGAACACCGGCAACGTCAACATGGGACACGTGCATCTGCACCACTTCTTGTGGGGCATCCTGCTGGTGGTAAGTGTCGCGTTCTTCGGCTTGGTCGACCGCAACCCCCGCACGTCGGCGTTGATGGGGGTGGCGTTGGGCATCGGGCTCGGGTTGATCATCGACGAGCTGGCCCTGTTGGTCACCCTGCGCGACGTTTACTGGTCCGGCGCCGGGTGGTCCAGCGTCGGAGTGGCGATCGCGCTGATCGGGATCGCCGGCACCGTGTTGGCGTTCACCCGCAGCGCCAAATACTCCGAGCCGGTCGACAAGGGCCCGACCACGCCGCGGCCCGAGCGTTGAGCGACTGACGGGCCGTCAGCCCCAGAGCAGTTCGCGGCGGATCGCGGCACCGTTGAACGCCAGCCGTGGTTCGAGGTCGATCGGGGGGGTGACCCGGAACCGCCAACCGGCCGCGTTGAGGCGGGCGTAGGCGGCGTTGAGCATGGCAAGTCCGGCCGGCTCCAACTGGGTGACCTCGGTCAGGTCCAGATGGGCCTGCCCGGCGTGGCGGACCATCGGGGCCACCTGGCACCAGCGCGCCACGGTCTGCTCCACCCGGCCGCGGTCGCGGCCGTCGAGGACCCCGGTCAAGCGGGCGGTCACTCCGGGGCGGGGAGCGGTCGACATGCGGGGGAGGCGCTTGGGTGCGGTCAGGACGGGGGCGAGGCCGGTATCGCTCATCGACATGCCTTTCCGGGGTCCAGGACGAGAGAGCTGCTGTGAGGACCATTCCTTCACCCGGGGCTGCGCAGCGGGAGAGTAGTCCGCTACTTGCCTTATTGAGTCAGACTCAACATTATGTCGGCATGCAAGCCGCGTCTCGTCGCCCCAGATCCCGGCTGGCGCCCGAGGCACGCGAGTCGGAGATCCTGGCCGGCGCCCGGGCGGTGCTGCGCGAGGTCGGCTACGAGAAGTTCCAGCCCGCCGAGGTGGCGCGCCGGTGCGGGATCTCCGAGGGCCTCGTCTACCGGTACTTCCCCACCCGCAGCGACCTGTTGGGACGCGTCGCCGAGGACTGGTTGGCCGACGTGTTTGCCAACGAGCCGGACCTGGCCGCCTACACCCGCACCGAGGATGGCCTGCGCGAGGTCGTCGACTACGGGTTCCGGGTCATCCGCGCCGAACCCGCCCTGACCCGCTACATCTTGCTCGGACTGCGCGCCGCGCCAGAGTTCCGCGGCACTGCCGTGCATCGGCTCAACCGAAACATCACCCAACTGTGCATCCGGGTGCTGGAGTCGGGCGTCGCGAAGGGCGAGTACCGGGATGACGTTCCGGTCGCTGTGGTTCGGGACATGATCTTCGGCGTGATCGAACATCAGACCTGGGCCTACCTGCGTGGCGAGGGTGGGTTCCCGCCGCAGCAGGTGGCGGCCGGCATCGCCTCGGTCATTCACCACGGGATGCTCGCCCGACCGCGCAAGGGTTAGGTTGGGCTCGTCATGGACCGTCATCCGCGTGCGCTCGCGCTCGCCGCGCTGGTCGCCGAGCGGGACCGGGAGCGGTTGGGCGGGGAGTTCAGCGAGGACATCCGGCTGCGCGCCATGTTGCCCGGTGGCCCGATCGAGGAGCACGGCCGCGAAACCGTCAGCAAGTGCTTCGCCGACTGGTTCGGCGAGTACACGACGGTCGTGCTGGACGATGCCGCCGGGGAGATGGTCGGGGACCGCTTGTTGGTGCACTATCGGCTGATTTTCGAGCCGGACACCGAGGAGCGCACGGTGGTGACCCAGACCTGGGTGGGCACGGTGGCGCCCGACGGGACGCTCGGCCGGATCGACCTGGTGTGTTCGGGGTTCCGCAAGTTCTGAGCCCGCCACCGCATGTGTCAGCGGCGCTGTGAACGCCAACAGCTGCGCACCGCGTCCACCTCGTCCGGGTCGATCGGCGGTTCGGTCAGCGGGGTGAGCTCGGTGCGATCCGCGCGCAGTCCGTCGAGCACGATCGCCAGGTAGCGCCGCCACAGGTCGGGACGCACGTCGCGAGTGAACTCGGCGACGCCGGCGATCATGCGCAGCAGCATCGGGAAATCGGTGGGCGCGGCGTCGGCGCGCAGGTGCCCGTCGGCCCGGGCGCGGGCGAAGATCTCGCTGACGATGGGCAGCATCCGTTCGCGGACCGCGGCGCGGCCACCGCTGTCCGGCCGGCAGATCAGTGCCTCGAACAGCCCCTGATCCCGGGCGACGACCTCGCCGACGGCCTCGACCAGCTGGGTCAGCGCGCTCCAGGAGTCGGGTTCGGCCAGTGCCTCGGAGGCCAGCGCGGCCACCGCGGCCAACCGGTCCTGGAACAGCGCCTCGACGAGTTCCTCGCGGTTGGCGAAGCGCCGGTACACGGTGCCGACGCCGAGGCCGGCGTGCGCGGCGATCTCGTCGAGGGTGACCTCCAGGCCGCGGGCGGCGAAGACCTCGGCGGCCGCGGCGAGGATCCGCTCGCGGTTGCGCGCGGCATCGGCCCGCAGCGGCTTCTCGACGGTCGTCGTCAGGTCCTCCGAACGCATGAGGGAGAGAATAGCCGAAAAAGCGGAGACGTCATCTCCGGTTCTGTGTTAGTGTCGTGTCGAACCGGAGGAATGACCTCCGCTTTTGTCGTCGGAGGCTCGGCGACCAGGGAGACACAGATGAACCAGACGATCCCCAACCCCCGTCCGGCGGTTGAGGACCACGCGCACGCCCGCCGCTGGCTGGTGCTCGCCGTGCTCGGCGTCGCGCAGCTGATGGTGGTCCTCGACGCGACGATCATGAATGTGGCGCTGCCCTCGGCGCAGCGGGCGCTCGGCTTCTCCGACACCGACCGGCAGTGGGTGGTTACCGCCTACGCGTTGAGCTTCGGCAGCCTGTTGCTGCTCGGCGGTCGGCTGGGCGACCTGTTCGGCCGGCGCGCCACGTTCCTGGCGGGCCTCGGCGGCTTCGCCGCTGCCTCCGCGGTGGGCGGGGCGGCGACGAACTTCGCGATGTTGGTCAGCGCCCGGGCCGCGCAGGGCGTGTTCGGTGCGCTGCTCGCACCGGCCGCGCTCGGCCTGCTGACCACGACCTTCACCGACCCCCGGGAACGCGCCAAGGCATTCGGCATCTTCGGTGCGCTGGCCGGTACCGGCGGCGCGATCGGCCTGCTGCTGGGCGGCGCGCTGACCACGTACGTGTCGTGGCGGTGGGCGCT
Above is a window of Sporichthyaceae bacterium DNA encoding:
- a CDS encoding SgcJ/EcaC family oxidoreductase, giving the protein MADPAPEQERPVLGDEAGQAAAENAVGSLVAELQEGWGQHDAEISNRHFAADVAWGSPFGATVHGYERLHDIHRRLKASGVGGPASRYEIEHVLSLGEDVAVAHVARRALDADGRVLELTEDVSGGFSEMAMYVLVRRNGTWWLAAGQNTPIRPGGAA
- a CDS encoding STAS domain-containing protein → MSTAPRPGVTARLTGVLDGRDRGRVEQTVARWCQVAPMVRHAGQAHLDLTEVTQLEPAGLAMLNAAYARLNAAGWRFRVTPPIDLEPRLAFNGAAIRRELLWG
- a CDS encoding TetR/AcrR family transcriptional regulator, which encodes MQAASRRPRSRLAPEARESEILAGARAVLREVGYEKFQPAEVARRCGISEGLVYRYFPTRSDLLGRVAEDWLADVFANEPDLAAYTRTEDGLREVVDYGFRVIRAEPALTRYILLGLRAAPEFRGTAVHRLNRNITQLCIRVLESGVAKGEYRDDVPVAVVRDMIFGVIEHQTWAYLRGEGGFPPQQVAAGIASVIHHGMLARPRKG
- a CDS encoding TetR/AcrR family transcriptional regulator, producing the protein MRSEDLTTTVEKPLRADAARNRERILAAAAEVFAARGLEVTLDEIAAHAGLGVGTVYRRFANREELVEALFQDRLAAVAALASEALAEPDSWSALTQLVEAVGEVVARDQGLFEALICRPDSGGRAAVRERMLPIVSEIFARARADGHLRADAAPTDFPMLLRMIAGVAEFTRDVRPDLWRRYLAIVLDGLRADRTELTPLTEPPIDPDEVDAVRSCWRSQRR